A region from the Triticum aestivum cultivar Chinese Spring chromosome 3D, IWGSC CS RefSeq v2.1, whole genome shotgun sequence genome encodes:
- the LOC123079179 gene encoding uncharacterized protein, whose amino-acid sequence MGAGGAWAKGPPAAERCARRGGRGPVEDGARVQWVFVSCPGVGKATYAGRLSRLHGVPHINTGALLRKPPLQRAATISPTHRAPPPSAPAVGQPPAVERRHRLPSSHRDPPGSKNPSTQSSPRFLNRTYRQPAYWRGVGRDPDGDGGPEVGGSEVRQRRARCGRGGEGWAGVGDEQRLGRALGEAEARGHSCAGRLPPPRQPLSTPMPAGHRRGGLDISSMTHIGVLLEREGKENIEQAVIRKAAAQSLVEHAEEEMHLKRLTMSRLPKFFIEASTD is encoded by the coding sequence ATGGGGGCGGGAGGGGCGTGGGCCAAGGGGCCGCCCGCGGCGGAGCGCTGTGCCAGGCGCGGCGGCAGGGGACCCGTGGAGGACGGGGCGCGCGTGCAGTGGGTGTTCGTCAGCTGCCCCGGGGTGGGCAAGGCCACCTACGCCGGCCGCCTATCGCGGCTCCACGGCGTGCCCCACATCAACACCGGAGCTCTCCTCCGAAAGCCCCCTCTGCAGCGCGCCGCCACCATCAGCCCCACCCACCGCGCGCCGCCACCATCAGCCCCCGCCGTCGGCCAACCCCCCGCcgtggagcgccgccaccgcctacCCTCCTCCCATCGGGACCCCCCTGGATCCAAAAATCCATCCACCCAGTCCTCGCCGCGATTTCTAAATCGAACCTACCGGCAGCCGGCGTACTGGCGGGGTGTGGGGAGAGATCCAGATGGTGACGGCGGACCAGAGGTCGGAGGCAGCGAGGTCCGACAGAGAAGGGCGAGGTGCGGCAGAGGAGGCGAGGGGTGGGCTGGTGTTGGCGACGAACAGCGGCTGGGTCGGGCGCTCGGTGAGGCAGAGGCGCGGGGGCACAGCTGCGCAGGGAGGCTGCCACCGCCGAGACAACCCCTCAGCACGCCAATGCCCGCGGGCCACAGACGCGGCGGCCTTGACATCTCATCGATGACGCACATCGGCGTGCTGCTTGAGCGTGAGGGCAAGGAAAACATCGAGCAAGCGGTCATCcggaaggcggcggcgcagagcCTCGTGGAGCATGCAGAGGAGGAGATGCATCTGAAACGCCTTACCATGAGCAGACTGCCGAAATTCTTCATAGAGGCCTCCACTGACTGA